Proteins found in one Neurospora crassa OR74A linkage group II, whole genome shotgun sequence genomic segment:
- a CDS encoding AAA family ATPase, with product MAVTCPICNQAVKGLDKINSHIDSGCQSFLETAADSATAQAEPQSSGQQSTQNGNLPPSSTQKKRSAADFFQTPAKRLAVSKIPIASTPLPVHGSAAASTAAQTPRTGTKRRFDEGPGLDSPSIDAARNRNGGDGSAETPQQNVNTGEGGVGTGGGEAQPSPPIQPLVKRTKPNNRSAPLAERMRPGSLDDVFGQDLVGPNGVLRALIETDRVPSMILWGGSGTGKTTIARCIAQRTGSRFIELNATSSGVAECKKYFGEAANELHLTGRRTIIFCDEIHRFTKAQQDIFLKPVEAGTITLIGATTENPSFKVVPALLSRCRTFTLQPLSRDDLQRILLRALKQEITDQHLPLSPLIDDELLSYLCAFADGDARTALNLLELALSLTTTTTTTTSSPDEPLTKESIKASLTKTLVYDRASDQHYDTISAFHKSIRGSDPDASLYYLARMLQSGEDPLFIARRLVVIASEDVGLADNSLLPLATATYTATQQIGMPEARIPLAHCTVALCLAPKSTRAYRGLNNAFSALREPGVAALPVPLHLRNAPTRLMKEMGYGAEYKYPPNYRNGRVKQSYLPGELVGRKFLEERDLGTEVDPDVEMGEGEDDGEVNGNGEGGVNGTTT from the coding sequence ATGGCGGTCACTTGTCCGATATGTAACCAGGCCGTCAAGGGCCTCGACAAAATCAACAGCCACATTGATTCCGGCTGCCAGTCATTCCTCGAGACAGCCGCCGACAGCGCCACCGCCCAAGCTGAACCACAAAGTAGTGGACAACAGAGTACCCAGAACGGAAACCTACCACCAAGTTCAACCCAAAAGAAACGAAGTGCCGCCGACTTCTTCCAGACTCCTGCCAAACGACTGGCCGTGTCAAAGATACCCATTGCTTCGACACCCCTACCAGTCCATGGaagtgctgctgcttcgaCTGCTGCGCAAACACCGAGGACGGGGACCAAGAGGAGGTTTGATGAGGGACCGGGGTTGGATTCGCCTTCGATAGACGCGGCGAGGAATAGGaatggaggagatgggagCGCAGAGACACCACAACAAAACGTGAATActggagaagggggagtaggaacaggaggaggagaagcacaACCCAGCCCACCGATTCAACCGCTAGTAAAGCGCACAAAACCGAACAACAGATCCGCTCCCTTAGCCGAGCGCATGCGCCCCGGCTCTCTCGACGACGTCTTCGGCCAGGATCTAGTCGGGCCCAACGGCGTCTTGCGCGCGCTGATCGAAACCGATCGAGTCCCGTCCATGATTCTCTGGGGCGGTTCGGGAACCGGAAAGACGACGATAGCGCGCTGCATCGCCCAACGAACAGGTAGCCGCTTCATCGAGCTAAACGCGACCAGCTCAGGCGTGGCCGAGTGCAAAAAGTATTTCGGGGAAGCGGCCAACGAGCTGCACCTCACAGGTCGCCGcaccatcatcttctgcGACGAGATCCACCGCTTCACCAAGGCGCAACAAGACATATTCCTCAAACCCGTCGAAGCAGGCACCATCACGCTCATCGGCGCCACCACGGAAAACCCCTCCTTCAAAGTCGTACCCGCCTTGCTCTCTCGATGCCGCACTTTTACTCTCCAACCTCTATCTCGCGACGACCTCCAGCGCATCCTGCTACGAGCCCTCAAACAGGAAATAACCGACCAACACCTGCCCCTCAGCCCACTAATAGACGACGAACTACTTTCCTACCTCTGCGCCTTTGCCGACGGCGACGCTCGCACGgccctcaacctcctcgaaCTCGCTTTATCCcttactaccaccaccaccaccaccacttcctccccCGACGAACCCCTCACCAAAGAATCCATCAAAGCCTCCCTAACCAAAACCCTCGTCTACGACCGCGCCTCCGACCAACACTACGACACCATCTCCGCCTTCCACAAATCCATCCGCGGCTCCGACCCCGACGCCAGTCTGTACTACCTAGCGCGCATGCTCCAATCAGGCGAAGACCCCCTCTTCATCGCTCGTcgcctcgtcgtcatcgcctCCGAAGACGTCGGTCTCGCCGACAACTCCCTCTTGCCCTTAGCAACCGCCACCTACACCGCCACCCAACAAATCGGCATGCCTGAAGCGCGTATCCCTTTAGCGCATTGCACCGTAGCGCTCTGTTTGGCGCCCAAATCGACGAGGGCATACAGAGGACTGAATAATGCGTTTTCGGCCCTTAGGGAACCGGGCGTGGCGGCGTTGCCTGTCCCGCTGCATTTACGGAATGCGCCGACGAGGTTGATGAAGGAGATGGGATATGGAGCCGAGTATAAGTACCCGCCCAATTATCGGAATGGGAGGGTGAAGCAGAGTTATTTGCCGGGGGAGTTGGTGGGGAGAAAGTTtttggaggagagggatTTGGGGACCGAGGTGGATCCGGATGTGGAaatgggggagggggaggatgaTGGGGAGGTTAATGGAaatggggagggaggggtgaATGGGACGACGACGTAG
- a CDS encoding inorganic pyrophosphatase, protein MIVEIPRWSQTKFEISRSLPLNPIVQDVLSARPNQPRFVPNLFPYKGYPWNYGCLPQTWESPHYKGPGPDAEGAEGARGDNDPIDACEIGTRVAYTGEVKQVKVLGVLGLVDAGEMDWKVLVVDVRDKLAQKVDDIKDVERECPGLLEATRDWFTWYGVPEGRKKNRFALGGEWKGREYAVGVIKECEEMWKELVKGEVEGSEDVCLKNTTLDGTPGKVDPESVKLPPNEDLPPAEVEQDLEEVAYVDRKKGDEDEDEVGTEDKGTNYEEDSKTNDDEWDDLANDSALDDLKMLNVNLNSW, encoded by the exons ATGATCGTCGAAATCCCCCGCTGGTCCCAAACCAAATTCGAAATCTCCCGCTCTTTACCTCTGAACCCCATCGTCCAAGACGTTTTATCCGCCCGTCCCAACCAGCCCCGGTTCGTGCCTAACCTGTTTCCTTACAAGGGATACCCCTGGAACTACGGCTGCTTGCCGCAGACGTGGGAGTCGCCGCACTACAAGGGTCCGGGTCCGGACGCGGAGGGCGCAGAGGGCGCAAGGGGGGATAACGACCCGATTGATGCGTGTGAAATTGGTACGCGCGTGGCATACACGGGGGAGGTGAAGCAGGTGAAGGTGCTAGGGGTTTTGGGACTGGTGGATGCGGGGGAGATGGATTGgaaggtgttggtggtggatgtgagGGATAAGCTTGCCCAAAAGGTGGATGATATCAAGGATGTAGAGAGGGAGTGTCCGGGGTTGTTGGAGGCGACGAGGGATTGGTTTACGTGGTATGGGGTTCcggaggggaggaagaagaatagGTTTGCGTTGGGCGGGGAGTGGAAAGGGAGGGAGTATGCGGTTGGGGTGATTAAGGAGTGTGAGGAGATGTGGAAGGAGCTGGTCaagggggaggtggaggggagtGAGGATGTTTGTTT GAAAAACACGACGCTGGATGGAACGCCGGGGAAGGTCGATCCAGAGAGTGTCAAGTTGCCGCCGAATGAGGACTTGCCGCCTGCCGAGGTGGAGCAGGATTTGGAGGAGGTAGCCTATGTggataggaagaagggggatgaagatgaagatgaggtcGGTACTGAGGATAAGGGGACGAATTACGAGGAAGACAGCAAGACGAATGATGACGAATGGGACGATTTAGCGAACGATTCTGCCCTCGACGACCTGAAAATGCTGAACGTCAACTTGAATTCCtggtga
- a CDS encoding iron sulfur assembly protein, which yields MILTSAIPLSSSSSSAAVHHITSTAAILSPAFPSAIVHHTTSTTTTTRPLLLKMNAQRILSRRTLSSALCNSNRTVAHAQRHQFSTTPSPAVTAFQSYTLPSHPPSPPRSGNDSMAFPVQPPMPRVHETRPHKIASPPKQQQQQQQQLNNFAQTSPSTSSSPSQPTPVAPKQEQSKAAAAAAQASSAPTQPTPSKPAPRASRLRAPRKAAINLTSAAVEHLRAMLDQPEPKLIKVGVRNRGCSGLAYHLEYVDKAGAFDETVEQDGVKVLIDSKALFSIIGSEMDWVEDKLSQRFVFRNPNIKEQCGCGESFMV from the exons ATGATCCTGACCTCTGCAAttcccctttcttcttcttcatcttccgcCGCCGTACATCATATCacttccaccgccgccatACTATCGCCGGCTTTCCCGTCTGCGATTGTACATCACACAACaagcacaacaacaacaacaagaccaCTTCTACTCAAGATGAACGCGCAAAGGATTCTTTCGAGGAGGACGCTCTCGTCCGCCCTCTGCAACAGCAACCGCACCGTCGCTCACGCCCAGCGCCACCAATTCAGCACGACGCCCTCACCCGCCGTCACCGCTTTCCAGTCCTACACTCTTCCCTCGCAcccgccatcgccgccgcgCTCCGGAAATGACTCCATGGCTTTCCCCGTCCAGCCGCCCATGCCGCGCGTACACGAGACAAGACCTCACAAGATTGCGTCGCCaccgaagcagcagcagcagcagcagcaacaactaAACAACTTTGCGCAAACGTCACCATCTACATCATCAAGCCCCTCTCAGCCCACCCCCGTTGCTCCCAAGCAAGAACAatccaaggccgccgccgccgcagcacaagcctcctccgcccccaCGCAACCAACGCCCTCCAAGCCCGCCCCCCGCGCCTCCCGCCTGCGCGCCCCTCGCAAGGCCGCCATCAACCTCACGTCCGCGGCTGTCGAGCACCTGCGCGCCATGCTGGACCAGCCGGAGCCGAAGCTGATCAAAGTCGGCGTGCGCAACCGGGGGTGCAGCGGGCTGGCGTACCACCTGGAGTACGTGGACAAGGCCGGGGCATTTGACGAGACGGTGGAGCAAGACGGCGTCAAGGTCTTGATTGACAGCAAGGCGCTCTTCAGCATCATTGGCAGTGAAATGGACTGGGTGGAGGATAAGTTGAGTCAGCGGTTTGTTTTCAGgaatcctaatatta AGGAGCAATGCGGTTGTGGAGAGTCATTCATGGTATGA